A single region of the Triticum dicoccoides isolate Atlit2015 ecotype Zavitan chromosome 2B, WEW_v2.0, whole genome shotgun sequence genome encodes:
- the LOC119364349 gene encoding splicing factor YJU2-like: protein MGERKVLNKYYPPDFDPAKIPRRKQPKNKQITVRMMLPMSIRCGTCGTYIYKGTKFNSRKEDCIGETYLGIQIFRFYFKCTRCSAEMTFKTDPQNSDYTVESGASRNFEPWREEDEVVDKQKRKREEEEMGDAMRALENRAMDSKQDMDILAALEEMRSMKSRHAGVSVDQMLEILKHSAHQKEEKTVAELDEEDEELIKSITFRNSKDYVKRIEDDDDDDEDFGIPGKPSVMLKINGSSESVLNPTDVLTKANGPESNKEGNKSFASKMPKFIVKPKPAAATANPQKKQKTESTAVQDNGKAPAAEEKIEASEGKKTNVLQSLCQYDSDESD from the exons ATGGGTGAGCGGAAGGTGCTGAACAAGTACTACCCGCCGGACTTCGACCCGGCGAAGATCCCGCGGCGGAAGCAGCCCAAGAACAAGCAGATCACTGTGCGCATGATGCTTCCCATGAGCATCCGCTGTGGCACTTGCGGGACCTACATCTACAAGGGCACCAAGTTCAACTCGCGCAAGGAGGACTGCATCGGCGAG ACATACTTGGGCATACAAATATTTAGGTTTTACTTCAAGTGCACTAGGTGCTCAGCTGAGATGACCTTCAAAACAGACCCTCAGAATTCAGACTACACGGTGGAATCCGGGGCTAGTCGCAATTTTGAACCTTGGCGTGAAGAGGATGAG GTCGTGGACAAACAGAAGAGAAAACGAGAAGAGGAGGAGATGGGCGATGCAATGAGAGCACTGGAGAACAGAGCAATGGATTCAAAGCAGGACATGGACATACTTGCTGCTTTAGAAGAAATGCGGTCTATGAAG TCTAGACATGCTGGAGTCTCCGTTGACCAGATGCTTGAAATTTTGAAGCATTCCGCTCATCAGAAG GAGGAAAAAACAGTAGCAGAACTAGATGAAGAagacgaagaactcatcaaatcaaTCACTTTTCGA AACTCGAAAGATTATGTTAAACGGATCGaagacgatgatgacgatgatgaagattttgGTATACCAGGAAAGCCAAGTGTCATGTTAAAG ATCAATGGATCTTCTGAATCAGTGTTAAATCCAACAGATGTCTTGACCAAAGCTAATGGACCTGAGAGTAATAAAGAAG GAAACAAGAGCTTTGCATCTAAGATGCCCAAATTCATAGTAAAACCAAAGCCCGCTGCTGCAACTGCAAATCCTCAGAAGAAACAGAAGACTGAATCCACAGCTGTCCAAGATAACGGCAAAGCACCGGCTGCTGAGGAAAAAATTGAAGCTTCAGAAGGGAAGAAGACCAATGTTCTTCAGTCCCTCTGCCAGTATGACAGCGACGAAAGTGATTGA